CAGAATGGTGATAATGTCAGCCCAGTTGTTATCTCCGAAGCCGGGTGTGCGGTGCCAGACAAATTCACGTGGGCCATGCACGCCGTATTCCTTGACAATATCCCAGGCAATCGTGGCATCTTTGCCATGTACGTGGAAGACTTTATGAGCCCATTTGCGTAGCTGTGGAATAGGATCGATCAGGCTGGACATTTGATGGCAAGGCTCCCACTCGAGGCCTACATTTTCATCCGGAACAGCATCAAACATCATCTCCCAGGCCGTTGGGTTATGGGCAATGTTCCAGTCGCCTGTCTGCCAGGTGCCGCCCATATCACAGTTTTCAAAAGCAATGCGTACACCCCGATCTGCTGCCCGGCGTGCCAGTTCACCAAATACTTCCTTGAACCGGGGGATGGACTCGTTAATGGGTTGATCGGTCAATCGTCCGGTGAACCCGGAGACGATATCTGCACCAAAGAGCTGTGCGTGATCAATCACCCGCTCCCAGCTTGCCAGTGTATCGGCGTTGTCTCCGGCTCCGGTGAGCGGATTACCAAATACACTCACCGCGGAGATGACACTACCTTGTTCGTCCACGATTTCACGGACACGTTTGGCTGTCTCTGCCAGATCCAGATCGCCAGTTGTTTGCCAGAAGGTCAGGTTAAATGATTCGAAGCCATGTTGCATGATCTGCGGGATAACGCGGACGGCGTCCTGCCCGCCTACAAGGGTACCGATGCGTAATGATTTATTCATGGTTGTATTTCACTCCAATATTGGCTTATAGTACTTCGTGACACACTCATTATAGCCGTGGATTAACGGGATGGCTCTAAACAATCTTGTGTAATAATAGTCGGATCTTGTGAAGAGGGGGAAGAAGTCGTGCTGGATCTGAAAGCGCTTCACGAAAATACCCGAATTGACCATAAATCACATCCATTTCAGCTGTTCCGAAATCGGTGTTCAGATATGAAAGCTGAAGAATGTATTCTGTATTTGCATTGGCATGAACATTTCGAACTGATTATTATGCGCAAGGGCAGTGCGCTTTTTCATATTGATAGCAAACCTTATGTGGTTCGAGCAGGTGAGGTCATCATCATTCCTGGAGGTACATTGCATGTCGGATATGCTCTGGCTGCGGGGGATGTGCATTATGATTCCGTTGTAGTTAACCGTGCACTGTTCCATGATTTCACTCATGATCCTGTGCATGAGCAATATGTCGCGCCGTACTTAGAAGGAAGAGTGAGATTTCCGGTCAAACCGGCAGAGGAAAATACAGCCTGCACAGGCTATTATTCTTTGCTGAATGAAGCTGTGGAGGAAATGGCGTTACAGCCCCCGGCTTATCAGCTCGTGGTGAAATCCAAGCTGCATGCCTTGTTCACCCTGCTTGCGCGAACCTTTATGCCGCAGCAGCTACCGGATAGATCGGTCGGATCGTATTTTCCCAACCGCGAACGTTTCAAACAGTTGATTGCACAGATTGAAGCGGACCCCACAAGTAAGATGTCTGTTACGGAAGCGGCAAGTCATGTGGGATTGAATGCGTATCACTTCTGCAAAATGTTCAAAAAGCTGACCGGACGTACTTTTGTTGAATACGTGAACGGTTGCAGGATGAGTGAGGCAGAGCAGCTGCTGCAAGGCAGTAGTCTGACCATTACAGAGATCGCCGCCAGAGTTGGCTGCGACAATGCCAACTATTTTACGAAGTTATATAAACAGTACAAGGGAGTAACTCCTTCTGGGGGGCGAATGAAGAAGCAAGTCTGAGTCACAAAAGTCCGCTGCTCATCGTCATGTATGCATTAAGCGGAGGGGATTGATGTACATGACAGAGCATCATAATGAGCCAGTATGGGATATTATCATCATTGGAGCAGGCATTGCCGGTTTGACCGCCTCGATTTATCTGGCCCGTGCAGGAAAGACTGTACTGTTGCTCGACAAAGGGGTACAGCTCGGAGGACGCGCTATCTCAAATGAGATTGCGGGAGCACGCGTGAACTTGGGGGCTCATGCTCTCAGTAAAGCAGCGTTGCCCATTCTCCATGAGGTAGGCGTCACACCTATCGGATCAGTACCGAAACCGCCAGATACATTGGTGTTTGAAGGAACAAACGGCGGGAATAAGACAATTTCCCTAGCACAGCTCTTGCTCGGATCGTATTTGAAATGGAGAGAGAAGTGCCAGCTTCTTCGGTTCTACAGTTCTCTCCGAAAGGTAGATACATCCGTTTTGCATAACGTTAGTTTGCAGACTTACCTGGAAACTCTGGTATCCAGTCCACGTGTACGTAGTGTCGTATTTGCGCTTGTTCGTTTGAGCACCTATTGCGATGCTCCTGATCAGGTAAGTGCTGGCGCCGTCATTGAACAACTCAAACAGAACCAAGTATTGTATATAGATGGAGGTTGGCAATTCCTCGTTAGTCGGCTCACAGAACAAGCTCAGCAGGCGGGTGTATCCATCCGCACAAGCTCGGTCGTACGAGAAATTGCCGGAAGTTATCCTCAGATGATGGTTTCCTTAAAAGATGGTTCACAGTTGACGACTCGCCACGTCTTATCAACGGCTGGCCCATTGGATACTTTAGCTCTGCTTAATCCTGCTCTTTCACCCATTGAAGCCAAACTGTATCACAAGTTAACTCCTGTTCGAGCCGCATGTCTGGATCTCGTCGTGTCCGGGATGCCTCAACCGAAAACAAAATTTGTTTTAGGCGTAAATCATCCTTGGTACTACTCCAACCATTCCGCCGCGGCCTCCTTATCAGAGAACCCTGTACATGAAGTTGTGCATGTGATGAAGTATTTGTCGGAATCATCAAAATCGGATCCAAGGCAGGATGAAGACGAACTAAAGGGCTTTCTCGATTTGATTCAGCCGGGGTGGCGCGAGCATATCATTAAGCAGCGGTTTCTTCCACGAATGCTTGTCTCACATGGCAGTGTCACAGCTGAGAACGGAGGTCTCTCGGGTAGACCTGGATCTGAGATCACAGGAAGACCGGGGCTCTATGTTGCTGGCGATTGGGTAGGGGATGAAGGGATGCTGATTAATGCCTCTCTGGCGAGCGCAAAACGGGCTGCTCAAATGATAATAGAAGGTAGAGGAATAGATAAGGAAGGAATACATTATGGAGATTGAATTGGTATACAGGACATATAGACCCCTTCTTCTTTCTATCGCATATCGTATGCTGGGATCTGTCATTCATGCTGAGGATGTGGTTCAGGACGCATTTGTAACAGTA
This Paenibacillus xylanexedens DNA region includes the following protein-coding sequences:
- a CDS encoding sugar phosphate isomerase/epimerase family protein codes for the protein MNKSLRIGTLVGGQDAVRVIPQIMQHGFESFNLTFWQTTGDLDLAETAKRVREIVDEQGSVISAVSVFGNPLTGAGDNADTLASWERVIDHAQLFGADIVSGFTGRLTDQPINESIPRFKEVFGELARRAADRGVRIAFENCDMGGTWQTGDWNIAHNPTAWEMMFDAVPDENVGLEWEPCHQMSSLIDPIPQLRKWAHKVFHVHGKDATIAWDIVKEYGVHGPREFVWHRTPGFGDNNWADIITILRQNGYQGTIDIEGWHDPVYKDELEMTGQVHALRYLKQCRGGDFVPNPV
- a CDS encoding helix-turn-helix transcriptional regulator is translated as MLDLKALHENTRIDHKSHPFQLFRNRCSDMKAEECILYLHWHEHFELIIMRKGSALFHIDSKPYVVRAGEVIIIPGGTLHVGYALAAGDVHYDSVVVNRALFHDFTHDPVHEQYVAPYLEGRVRFPVKPAEENTACTGYYSLLNEAVEEMALQPPAYQLVVKSKLHALFTLLARTFMPQQLPDRSVGSYFPNRERFKQLIAQIEADPTSKMSVTEAASHVGLNAYHFCKMFKKLTGRTFVEYVNGCRMSEAEQLLQGSSLTITEIAARVGCDNANYFTKLYKQYKGVTPSGGRMKKQV
- a CDS encoding phytoene desaturase family protein translates to MTEHHNEPVWDIIIIGAGIAGLTASIYLARAGKTVLLLDKGVQLGGRAISNEIAGARVNLGAHALSKAALPILHEVGVTPIGSVPKPPDTLVFEGTNGGNKTISLAQLLLGSYLKWREKCQLLRFYSSLRKVDTSVLHNVSLQTYLETLVSSPRVRSVVFALVRLSTYCDAPDQVSAGAVIEQLKQNQVLYIDGGWQFLVSRLTEQAQQAGVSIRTSSVVREIAGSYPQMMVSLKDGSQLTTRHVLSTAGPLDTLALLNPALSPIEAKLYHKLTPVRAACLDLVVSGMPQPKTKFVLGVNHPWYYSNHSAAASLSENPVHEVVHVMKYLSESSKSDPRQDEDELKGFLDLIQPGWREHIIKQRFLPRMLVSHGSVTAENGGLSGRPGSEITGRPGLYVAGDWVGDEGMLINASLASAKRAAQMIIEGRGIDKEGIHYGD